From Saccharothrix espanaensis DSM 44229, the proteins below share one genomic window:
- a CDS encoding NAD-dependent malic enzyme, whose product MPVPGPGYSITVRLEAPPSASAAGDLTSAVGRAGGVITAFDVVESHNDRVVIDLTCNALSANHAKDITDTLGQLPGIVVRKVSDRTFLVHLGGKIEISSKVPLRNRDDLSRAYTPGVARVCQAIAENPDDARRLTIKRNTVAVVTDGSAVLGLGNLGPAAALPVMEGKAALFKKFAGVDAWPVCLDTQDTEEIIRAVELIAPVYGGINLEDIAAPRCFEIEARLREKLDIPVFHDDQHGTAIVVVGALRNALRVVGKKISDCKLVVCGVGAAGSAIIRLLLKQEPGDVVAVDVDGIVHRDRPGLDENLKSIAAVTNKGNVSGRLHDALVGADVFIGVSAPNLFGAEQVATMNQDAIVFALANPDPEIDPMEAQKHAAVVATGRSDFPNQINNVLAFPGVFRGLLDAHARTITDSMLLAAATAIADVVDGQKLNASFIVPSVFDTSVAPAVAEAVRKAAAAQS is encoded by the coding sequence ATGCCGGTCCCCGGCCCTGGGTATTCGATCACCGTCCGGCTGGAGGCGCCGCCCTCGGCGAGCGCGGCGGGCGACCTGACGTCGGCGGTCGGCCGCGCGGGTGGCGTGATCACGGCGTTCGACGTCGTCGAGTCGCACAACGACCGGGTCGTGATCGACCTCACCTGCAACGCGCTGTCGGCCAACCACGCCAAGGACATCACCGACACCCTGGGCCAGTTGCCGGGGATCGTGGTCCGCAAGGTGTCCGACCGGACGTTCCTGGTCCACCTCGGCGGCAAGATCGAGATCTCCTCCAAGGTCCCGCTGCGCAACCGCGACGACCTGTCCCGCGCGTACACGCCCGGCGTGGCCCGGGTCTGCCAGGCGATCGCCGAGAACCCGGACGACGCCCGCCGGCTGACCATCAAGCGCAACACGGTCGCGGTCGTCACCGACGGCTCCGCCGTGCTCGGCCTGGGCAACCTCGGCCCGGCCGCCGCCCTGCCGGTGATGGAGGGCAAGGCCGCGCTGTTCAAGAAGTTCGCGGGCGTCGACGCCTGGCCGGTGTGCCTGGACACCCAGGACACCGAGGAGATCATCCGCGCGGTCGAGCTGATCGCGCCGGTCTACGGCGGCATCAACCTGGAGGACATCGCCGCGCCGCGCTGCTTCGAGATCGAGGCCCGGCTGCGCGAGAAGCTCGACATCCCGGTGTTCCACGACGACCAGCACGGCACGGCGATCGTCGTCGTCGGCGCGCTGCGCAACGCGCTGCGGGTGGTCGGCAAGAAGATCTCCGACTGCAAGCTCGTGGTCTGCGGCGTCGGCGCGGCCGGTTCGGCGATCATCCGGCTGCTGCTCAAGCAGGAGCCCGGCGACGTCGTCGCGGTCGACGTGGACGGCATCGTGCACCGCGACCGGCCCGGCCTGGACGAGAACCTCAAGTCCATCGCGGCCGTGACGAACAAGGGCAACGTGTCCGGCCGGCTGCACGACGCGCTGGTCGGCGCGGACGTGTTCATCGGCGTGTCGGCACCCAACCTGTTCGGGGCCGAGCAGGTCGCCACCATGAACCAGGACGCGATCGTGTTCGCGCTGGCCAACCCGGACCCCGAGATCGACCCGATGGAGGCGCAGAAGCACGCCGCCGTGGTCGCCACCGGCCGGTCGGACTTCCCGAACCAGATCAACAACGTGCTGGCGTTCCCCGGCGTGTTCCGCGGCCTGCTGGACGCGCACGCGCGCACCATCACCGACTCGATGCTGCTGGCCGCCGCGACCGCGATCGCGGACGTGGTGGACGGCCAGAAGCTGAACGCCTCGTTCATCGTGCCGAGCGTGTTCGACACGTCGGTCGCTCCGGCCGTCGCGGAAGCCGTCCGCAAGGCCGCCGCGGCCCAGTCGTAG
- the moaC gene encoding cyclic pyranopterin monophosphate synthase MoaC — MSKQFTHLDGSGAARMVDVSAKEQTNRTAVASGVLRTTPEVVVLLGSDGLPKGDALATARIAGIMAAKRTWELVPLCHPIALSGVVVDLALEGAEVRITATVRTTDRTGVEMEALTAVSVAGLTLHDMVKSVDPAATLDEVRVERKEGGKTGLWVRP, encoded by the coding sequence ATGAGCAAGCAGTTCACCCACCTCGACGGAAGCGGCGCGGCCCGCATGGTCGACGTGTCGGCCAAGGAGCAGACGAACCGCACGGCGGTCGCGTCCGGCGTGCTGCGGACCACTCCCGAGGTGGTGGTGCTGCTCGGCAGCGACGGCCTGCCCAAGGGCGACGCGCTGGCCACCGCGCGGATCGCCGGGATCATGGCCGCCAAGCGGACCTGGGAACTGGTGCCGCTGTGCCACCCGATCGCGCTGTCCGGGGTCGTGGTGGACCTGGCGCTGGAAGGCGCGGAGGTCCGGATCACCGCGACCGTGCGCACCACCGACCGGACCGGCGTGGAGATGGAAGCGCTGACCGCCGTGTCGGTGGCCGGGCTGACCCTGCACGACATGGTGAAGTCGGTGGACCCGGCCGCGACGCTCGACGAGGTGCGCGTGGAACGCAAAGAAGGCGGCAAGACCGGCCTGTGGGTCCGCCCATGA
- a CDS encoding MogA/MoaB family molybdenum cofactor biosynthesis protein: MSAVGVSASGGRVRAARVVTASNRAAAGVYEDRGGPIIVAWLRERGYEVPDAEVVPDGEPVAEALRAAVADAVAVVITTGGTGISPTDRTPEATRAVVDYEVPGVADAIRLSGWPRVPTAVLSRGVAGVAGRTFVVNLPGSTGGVRDGLEVLGTLLEHAVDQVAGGDHG, encoded by the coding sequence ATGTCCGCCGTTGGTGTGTCGGCTTCGGGCGGACGGGTGCGGGCGGCGAGGGTGGTGACGGCGTCCAACCGGGCCGCGGCGGGGGTCTACGAGGACCGGGGCGGGCCGATCATCGTGGCGTGGCTGCGCGAGCGCGGGTACGAGGTGCCCGATGCGGAGGTCGTGCCGGACGGCGAGCCCGTCGCGGAGGCGTTGCGGGCGGCGGTGGCGGACGCGGTGGCGGTCGTCATCACGACCGGCGGGACCGGGATCAGCCCGACCGACCGGACGCCCGAGGCGACGCGCGCGGTCGTGGACTACGAGGTGCCGGGCGTGGCGGACGCGATCCGGCTGTCGGGCTGGCCGCGCGTGCCCACCGCGGTGCTGTCGCGCGGGGTGGCCGGCGTGGCGGGGCGGACGTTCGTGGTGAACCTGCCCGGGTCGACGGGCGGCGTGCGGGACGGGTTGGAGGTGCTCGGCACCCTGCTGGAGCACGCGGTGGACCAGGTGGCCGGAGGTGACCACGGATGA
- a CDS encoding molybdenum cofactor biosynthesis protein MoaE, which yields MTEVVRATVSDQPLSVEEHAKLVQNAAAGAVVTFSGVVRDHDHGRSVRELEYVGHPSAADVVAEVVADVVAKFSGVRAVAVTHRVGELAIGDVALACAVSAEHRAEAFGVCSELVDEVKRRLPVWKRQVFTDGTDEWVNCP from the coding sequence ATGACCGAGGTCGTGCGCGCGACCGTCAGCGACCAGCCGCTGTCGGTGGAGGAACACGCGAAACTGGTGCAGAACGCGGCGGCCGGAGCGGTGGTGACGTTCTCCGGGGTGGTGCGCGACCACGACCACGGGCGGTCGGTGCGGGAGCTGGAGTACGTCGGACACCCGTCGGCGGCGGACGTGGTGGCCGAGGTGGTGGCGGACGTCGTGGCGAAGTTCTCCGGGGTGCGGGCGGTGGCGGTGACGCACCGGGTCGGCGAGCTGGCGATCGGTGACGTGGCGCTGGCGTGCGCGGTGTCGGCCGAGCACCGGGCGGAGGCGTTCGGGGTGTGCTCGGAACTGGTGGACGAGGTGAAGCGCCGACTCCCGGTCTGGAAACGTCAGGTCTTCACCGACGGCACCGACGAGTGGGTCAACTGCCCCTGA
- a CDS encoding LysM peptidoglycan-binding domain-containing protein, with the protein MASYRGKHRPTISATARTVAKVAVAGVIVGAPLGLATGTANAQGSGVNWDTVAACESGGNWSINTGNGYYGGLQFVPSTWTSNGGSGMPHQASREEQIRVAENVLQTQGIGAWPVCGPKGLGGGAAPAPQRTAPAPAQQRQTTPQPQQQQAPKQQQQQAPVQQQAAPVTVALPSTNPAGDYEIKPGDSLSKIASELKVEGGWAKLHELNKEFIPNADLIMVGHKIATK; encoded by the coding sequence ATGGCTTCTTACCGAGGCAAGCACCGCCCGACCATCAGTGCCACCGCCCGCACCGTCGCGAAGGTCGCCGTCGCCGGCGTCATCGTGGGTGCCCCCCTGGGCCTGGCCACCGGAACCGCGAACGCGCAGGGCTCCGGCGTCAACTGGGACACGGTCGCCGCGTGCGAGAGTGGCGGCAACTGGAGCATCAACACCGGCAACGGCTACTACGGCGGGCTGCAGTTCGTGCCCAGCACGTGGACGTCCAACGGTGGCTCCGGCATGCCCCACCAGGCTTCCCGCGAGGAGCAGATCCGCGTCGCGGAGAACGTCCTGCAGACCCAGGGCATCGGCGCCTGGCCGGTGTGCGGCCCGAAGGGCCTCGGCGGCGGTGCCGCCCCGGCCCCGCAGCGGACCGCGCCGGCTCCCGCGCAGCAGCGCCAGACGACCCCGCAGCCCCAGCAGCAGCAGGCCCCGAAGCAGCAGCAGCAGCAGGCGCCGGTGCAGCAGCAAGCCGCTCCGGTGACCGTCGCGCTGCCGAGCACCAACCCCGCCGGCGATTACGAGATCAAGCCGGGCGACAGCCTGTCGAAGATCGCGTCGGAGCTGAAGGTCGAGGGCGGTTGGGCCAAGCTGCACGAGCTCAACAAGGAATTCATCCCGAACGCCGACCTGATCATGGTGGGTCACAAGATCGCCACCAAGTGA
- a CDS encoding MoaD/ThiS family protein, with the protein MVRLTIRYFAGARAASGVSDESLELSGTPTVAQVLDAVRARHGDGLGRVLPACSFLLDGVAVRDRDTPVATGARLDVLPPFAGG; encoded by the coding sequence GTGGTGCGACTGACGATCCGGTACTTCGCCGGCGCGCGGGCGGCGTCCGGGGTGTCCGACGAGAGCCTGGAGCTGTCCGGGACGCCCACGGTCGCGCAGGTGCTCGACGCGGTGCGCGCGCGGCACGGTGACGGGCTCGGGCGCGTGTTGCCGGCGTGCAGCTTCCTGTTGGACGGCGTGGCCGTGCGGGACCGCGACACGCCCGTCGCCACGGGGGCCCGACTGGACGTGCTGCCACCCTTCGCCGGCGGCTGA
- the moaA gene encoding GTP 3',8-cyclase MoaA, translated as MTAVELGLPGVRGTTEASARPDSPLLVDRFGRVATDLRVSLTDRCNLRCTYCMPAEGLDWLPKPELLTDDELARLIGVAVTRLGVTDIRFTGGEPLLRPGLEGVIAATAALAPRPRMSMTTNGISLAKRARALVDAGLDRVNISLDTLDPARFHTLTRRDRLDDVFAGMAAARDAGLMPVKVNTVLMRGVNEDEAVPLLRFCLDHGYQLRFIEQMPLDPQHAWNRDDMVTAEEILAALRGAFDLVPEPGDRGGAPAERWLVDGGPATVGVIASVTRPFCAACDRTRLTADGQVRNCLFSRTETDLRALLRDGASDEEIAVRWRGNSWAKAAGHGINDDGFHQPDRPMSAIGG; from the coding sequence GTGACGGCAGTCGAATTGGGACTACCCGGCGTGCGCGGCACGACCGAGGCGTCGGCGCGACCGGACTCCCCGCTGCTGGTCGACCGGTTCGGCCGGGTCGCGACCGACCTCAGGGTGTCGCTGACCGACCGGTGCAACCTCCGCTGCACCTACTGCATGCCCGCCGAGGGCCTGGACTGGCTGCCCAAGCCCGAGCTGCTCACCGACGACGAGCTGGCGCGGCTGATCGGCGTGGCCGTGACCAGGCTGGGTGTGACCGACATCCGGTTCACCGGCGGCGAGCCGCTGCTGCGGCCCGGCCTGGAGGGCGTGATCGCCGCGACGGCGGCCCTCGCCCCCCGGCCCCGGATGTCGATGACCACGAACGGCATCAGCCTGGCCAAGCGCGCCCGTGCCCTGGTGGACGCGGGGCTGGACCGGGTCAACATCTCGCTGGACACCCTCGACCCGGCCCGGTTCCACACGCTGACCAGGCGTGACCGCCTTGACGACGTGTTCGCGGGGATGGCTGCCGCGCGTGACGCGGGTCTCATGCCGGTGAAGGTGAACACGGTGCTGATGCGCGGCGTGAACGAGGACGAGGCCGTGCCGCTGCTTCGGTTCTGCCTCGACCACGGCTACCAGCTGCGGTTCATCGAGCAGATGCCGCTGGACCCGCAGCACGCCTGGAACCGGGACGACATGGTCACCGCCGAGGAGATCCTGGCGGCGCTGCGCGGCGCGTTCGACCTGGTGCCCGAGCCCGGCGACCGGGGCGGCGCGCCGGCCGAGCGCTGGCTGGTCGACGGCGGACCCGCGACGGTGGGCGTGATCGCGTCCGTGACCAGGCCGTTCTGCGCGGCGTGCGACCGGACCCGGCTGACCGCCGACGGCCAGGTGCGCAACTGCCTGTTCTCCCGGACCGAGACGGACCTGCGGGCGCTGCTGCGCGACGGCGCGTCCGACGAGGAGATCGCCGTGCGGTGGCGCGGGAACTCGTGGGCGAAGGCGGCCGGGCACGGCATCAACGACGACGGCTTCCACCAACCCGACCGCCCGATGAGCGCGATCGGCGGCTGA
- a CDS encoding MarR family winged helix-turn-helix transcriptional regulator: MTSEHDVPADVLERFGFYARETSTLTILFHSRVAEQMGLSPTDEKCLDLAMRADEPITAGKIAELSGLSTGAVTGVIDRLEKAGYVRRVRDPHDRRKVLVEVTVAEERFGHLFVGAQQTLQEVLAQFTPAEWAVLERYNKTVIDVFRRRVIDG, from the coding sequence ATGACGAGCGAGCACGACGTCCCCGCCGACGTGTTGGAGCGGTTCGGCTTCTACGCCCGCGAGACGAGCACGCTCACCATCTTGTTCCACAGCCGGGTGGCCGAGCAGATGGGGCTCTCGCCCACCGACGAGAAGTGCCTGGACCTGGCGATGCGCGCGGACGAGCCGATCACGGCCGGCAAGATCGCGGAGCTGTCCGGGCTGTCCACGGGCGCGGTGACCGGCGTGATCGACCGGTTGGAGAAGGCCGGGTACGTGCGCCGCGTGCGCGACCCGCACGACCGGCGCAAGGTGCTGGTCGAGGTGACGGTGGCCGAAGAGCGCTTCGGTCACCTGTTCGTGGGAGCGCAGCAGACGTTGCAAGAGGTGTTGGCCCAGTTCACGCCGGCGGAGTGGGCGGTGCTGGAGAGGTACAACAAGACCGTGATCGACGTGTTCCGCAGGCGGGTGATCGACGGCTGA
- a CDS encoding HAD-IIA family hydrolase, which yields MAEQWNYLMDMDGVLVHEEHPIPGSGEFVAELTANGIPFLVLTNNSIYTPRDLRARLSRTGLEVPESAIWTSALATARFLDSQRPGGSAFVIGEAGLTTALHEVGYVLTDRDPDYVVLGETRTYSFTAITKAIRLVEEGAKFIATNPDATGPSREGSLPATGSIAALIERATGREPYYVGKPNPLMMRSALRALGAHSENTLMIGDRMDTDVRAGLEAGLRTILVLTGISADSTAELYPYRPTRVLKSIADLVGNSGDPFPA from the coding sequence ATGGCCGAGCAGTGGAACTACCTGATGGACATGGACGGCGTGCTCGTGCACGAGGAGCACCCGATCCCGGGGTCCGGCGAGTTCGTGGCGGAGCTGACCGCGAACGGCATCCCGTTCCTCGTGCTCACCAACAACTCGATCTACACCCCGCGTGACCTGCGCGCCCGGCTGTCCCGGACCGGGCTGGAGGTGCCGGAGTCGGCGATCTGGACCTCGGCGCTGGCCACCGCCCGGTTCCTGGACTCCCAGCGGCCGGGCGGCTCGGCGTTCGTGATCGGCGAGGCCGGGCTGACCACGGCGCTGCACGAGGTCGGGTACGTGCTGACCGACCGCGACCCGGACTACGTGGTGCTCGGCGAGACGCGCACGTACAGCTTCACGGCGATCACCAAGGCGATCCGGCTGGTCGAGGAGGGCGCGAAGTTCATCGCGACCAACCCCGACGCGACCGGACCGTCGCGGGAGGGGTCGCTGCCGGCCACGGGGTCCATCGCGGCGCTGATCGAGCGGGCCACCGGCCGCGAGCCGTACTACGTGGGCAAGCCGAACCCGTTGATGATGAGGTCGGCGCTGCGGGCGTTGGGCGCGCACTCGGAGAACACGCTGATGATCGGTGACCGGATGGACACCGACGTGCGGGCCGGGCTGGAGGCCGGGTTGCGGACGATCCTGGTGCTCACCGGGATCTCGGCGGACTCGACGGCGGAGCTGTACCCGTACCGGCCGACCCGGGTGCTCAAGTCGATCGCCGACCTGGTCGGGAACTCGGGCGACCCGTTCCCGGCGTAG
- a CDS encoding maleylpyruvate isomerase family mycothiol-dependent enzyme has product MGIDYLAVLERYGEAFADAVDGNLDRPVPSCPGWTVDDLVAHLAAVQGWWLSVLLAKGPMPDPAVARRAGETGPDRVAGWREITARYQAVQHEYGGEPAVWVPWGAGLDTAAAVAWRQAHELVVHCWDAQNAVGAAARIPEELAADGVDEFADHFLGAREWGREPAEVAFVTPERTWSLGSPDAAGAVRRGVSAVRRGRAVTVTGTAEEVYLLVWGRLTAEQVRVTGDRELLDRLLTWPDVH; this is encoded by the coding sequence ATGGGCATCGACTACTTGGCGGTTCTGGAGCGGTACGGCGAGGCGTTCGCTGACGCGGTGGACGGCAACCTCGACCGGCCGGTGCCCAGCTGTCCGGGGTGGACGGTGGACGACCTCGTGGCGCACCTGGCCGCGGTGCAGGGGTGGTGGCTGTCGGTGCTGCTGGCGAAGGGGCCGATGCCGGACCCGGCCGTCGCCCGCCGGGCCGGGGAGACCGGGCCGGACCGGGTCGCCGGGTGGCGTGAGATCACCGCCCGGTACCAGGCGGTGCAGCACGAGTACGGGGGCGAGCCGGCGGTGTGGGTGCCCTGGGGCGCGGGGTTGGACACGGCGGCGGCGGTGGCCTGGCGGCAGGCGCACGAACTGGTCGTGCACTGCTGGGACGCGCAGAACGCGGTGGGCGCGGCCGCGCGAATCCCGGAAGAGCTGGCGGCCGACGGGGTGGACGAGTTCGCCGACCATTTTCTGGGGGCGCGGGAGTGGGGTCGGGAGCCGGCCGAAGTCGCGTTCGTCACACCGGAGCGGACGTGGTCGCTCGGCTCGCCTGACGCGGCGGGGGCGGTGCGCCGGGGCGTGAGCGCGGTGCGCCGGGGACGTGCGGTGACGGTGACGGGTACCGCTGAGGAGGTGTACCTACTGGTCTGGGGCAGGCTCACCGCGGAACAGGTGCGGGTCACCGGAGACCGCGAGCTGCTCGACCGCCTGCTGACCTGGCCCGACGTCCACTGA
- a CDS encoding metallophosphoesterase — protein sequence MDRPLFVVGDVHGHLAELTRALHAQDLVDEAGDWVGGDAELWFLGDFVDRGPDGIGVIEFVMRLCEQSGGQVNALIGNHEILLLGMHRFGDEHVPNAPTPRSFARSWLLNGGLRSDQDRLTDRHIEWLTSRPVLHRVDGHLLMHSDTLAYLEWGDSIDEVNAAVHEVLDGHDLDAWWECWRKMTTRYAFRGPDGGTVAADLLEVLGGAEVVHGHSVIADQLGVPPQEIDGPLRYADDKVLAIDAGLYSGGPCLVVQLDLQDEVDELDG from the coding sequence GTGGACCGACCGCTCTTCGTGGTAGGCGACGTGCACGGGCACCTCGCCGAGCTCACCCGCGCCCTGCACGCCCAAGACCTCGTGGACGAGGCGGGCGACTGGGTGGGCGGGGACGCCGAGCTGTGGTTCCTCGGCGACTTCGTGGACCGGGGCCCCGACGGCATCGGCGTCATCGAGTTCGTGATGAGGTTGTGCGAGCAGAGCGGCGGCCAGGTAAACGCCCTGATCGGCAACCACGAGATCCTGCTGCTGGGGATGCACCGGTTCGGCGACGAGCACGTGCCCAACGCGCCGACTCCGCGCAGCTTCGCGCGCAGCTGGCTGCTCAACGGCGGCCTGCGCAGCGACCAGGACCGGCTGACCGACCGGCACATCGAGTGGCTCACCTCCCGCCCGGTGCTGCACCGGGTCGACGGCCACCTGCTCATGCACTCCGACACCCTCGCCTACCTGGAGTGGGGCGACTCGATCGACGAGGTCAACGCGGCGGTGCACGAGGTGCTCGACGGGCACGACCTCGACGCGTGGTGGGAGTGCTGGCGCAAGATGACCACCCGGTACGCGTTCCGCGGACCGGACGGCGGGACGGTGGCCGCGGACCTGCTGGAGGTGCTCGGCGGGGCCGAGGTGGTGCACGGGCACAGCGTCATCGCCGACCAGCTGGGCGTGCCGCCGCAGGAGATCGACGGGCCGCTGCGGTACGCGGACGACAAGGTGCTCGCCATCGACGCCGGGTTGTACAGCGGGGGGCCGTGCCTGGTGGTCCAGCTCGACCTGCAGGACGAAGTGGACGAGCTGGACGGTTAG
- a CDS encoding YccF domain-containing protein, whose product MRIILNLIWLVLSGFWLAIGYVLTGIVCCILIITIPWGLASFRIANYALWPFGRTVVDRPGSGAPSLIGNIIWIVVAGIWLAIGHVVSGVLLCITIIGIPLGIANFKMVPVSLMPLGKEIVPA is encoded by the coding sequence GTGCGGATCATCTTGAACCTCATCTGGCTGGTGCTGAGCGGGTTCTGGCTCGCGATCGGGTACGTGCTGACCGGGATCGTGTGCTGCATCCTGATCATCACCATCCCCTGGGGCCTGGCCTCGTTCCGCATCGCGAACTACGCGCTGTGGCCGTTCGGCCGGACCGTCGTGGACCGGCCCGGGTCCGGCGCGCCGTCGCTGATCGGCAACATCATCTGGATCGTCGTGGCCGGGATCTGGCTGGCGATCGGGCACGTGGTCAGCGGCGTCCTGCTGTGCATCACGATCATCGGCATCCCGCTCGGGATCGCCAACTTCAAGATGGTCCCGGTGTCCCTCATGCCGCTGGGCAAGGAGATCGTGCCCGCCTGA
- a CDS encoding Nramp family divalent metal transporter codes for MTVLERVRTGAALLGPAFVAAIAYVDPGNVATNTAAGARYGYLLVWVLVAANVMAGLVQYLSAKLGLVTGKSLPEAVRDRMPRPVRLAYWGQAEVVAMATDLAEVLGGAIALHLLFDLPLLLGGLITGVVSTALLLVQDKRGQRPFERVITTLLVVVAVGFAAGLVVSPPSGEAVTGLIPRFDGTDSVLLAAGMLGATVMPHAVYLHSALARDRHGKAPHLLRATKVDVVTAMVLAGAVNLAMLLLAASALRGSDNVDSLEGVHQAIGTQLGSGVALLFAIGLLASGFASTAVGCYSGAVVLDGLLKIRVPILARRVVTLIPALIVLALDVDPTWALVLSQVVLSFGIPFALVPLVWLTSRRSVMGEHANHRSVTAAAVIVAAAVIALNGTLIHLST; via the coding sequence GTGACCGTTCTGGAGCGCGTCCGAACGGGTGCCGCACTGCTGGGCCCGGCGTTCGTCGCCGCCATCGCCTACGTCGACCCCGGCAACGTGGCCACCAACACCGCCGCCGGCGCGCGCTACGGCTACCTGCTCGTCTGGGTCCTCGTCGCCGCCAACGTCATGGCCGGCCTCGTCCAGTACCTCTCCGCCAAGCTCGGCCTGGTCACCGGCAAGTCGCTGCCCGAAGCCGTCCGCGACCGGATGCCGCGACCCGTCCGGCTCGCCTACTGGGGCCAGGCCGAAGTCGTCGCCATGGCCACCGACCTGGCCGAGGTCCTGGGCGGAGCGATCGCGCTGCACCTGCTGTTCGACCTGCCGCTCCTGCTCGGCGGCCTGATCACCGGCGTGGTCTCCACCGCCCTGCTGCTCGTCCAGGACAAGCGCGGCCAGCGCCCGTTCGAGCGGGTCATCACCACACTCCTGGTCGTGGTCGCCGTGGGGTTCGCCGCCGGGCTGGTCGTGTCACCGCCGTCCGGCGAGGCCGTCACCGGCCTGATCCCCAGGTTCGACGGCACGGACAGCGTGCTGCTGGCCGCCGGGATGCTCGGCGCGACCGTCATGCCGCACGCCGTCTACCTGCACTCCGCGCTCGCCCGCGACCGGCACGGCAAGGCGCCCCACCTGCTGCGCGCCACCAAGGTCGACGTGGTGACCGCCATGGTGCTGGCCGGCGCCGTGAACCTCGCCATGCTGCTGCTCGCGGCGTCCGCGCTGCGCGGGTCCGACAACGTCGACAGCCTCGAAGGCGTCCACCAGGCCATCGGCACCCAACTCGGCAGCGGCGTCGCGCTGCTGTTCGCCATCGGCCTGCTCGCGTCCGGTTTCGCGTCGACCGCCGTCGGCTGCTACTCCGGCGCGGTGGTCCTCGACGGCCTGCTCAAGATCCGCGTCCCCATCCTGGCCCGCCGCGTGGTGACGCTCATCCCGGCTCTGATCGTCCTGGCGCTCGACGTCGACCCGACCTGGGCGCTCGTGCTCTCGCAGGTCGTCCTGTCCTTCGGGATCCCGTTCGCGCTGGTCCCCCTCGTGTGGCTGACGTCCCGCCGCTCCGTCATGGGCGAACACGCCAACCACCGATCAGTCACCGCCGCCGCCGTGATCGTCGCCGCCGCCGTCATCGCGCTCAACGGCACCTTGATCCACCTATCGACTTGA
- a CDS encoding TetR/AcrR family transcriptional regulator, which yields MTELTRALLEAAADLLAARGVQGLRMADVATKAGVSRQSVYNEFGNKERIVHAVALYKTEEFLDGVRSRLSTAPDPVDGVRDSIAFVFERTAHDPLTRSVFGGANAEDMLPLVTTRGHPIMAAATDVYLEHFHLHYPWLSQERAELIAEHVVRLVISHLLTPSRDPVHAVVTITSALLLSPEPHSLDRTP from the coding sequence GTGACGGAACTCACCCGCGCGTTGCTCGAGGCCGCGGCGGATCTCCTCGCCGCGCGCGGCGTCCAGGGCCTCCGAATGGCCGACGTCGCCACCAAAGCGGGGGTGAGCAGGCAGTCCGTCTACAACGAGTTCGGCAACAAGGAACGGATCGTGCACGCCGTCGCCCTCTACAAGACCGAGGAATTCCTCGACGGCGTCCGCTCCCGGCTCAGCACCGCCCCCGACCCGGTCGACGGCGTGCGCGACTCCATCGCCTTCGTCTTCGAGCGCACCGCGCACGACCCGCTCACCAGGTCCGTCTTCGGCGGGGCCAACGCCGAGGACATGCTCCCGCTGGTGACCACGCGCGGGCACCCGATCATGGCCGCCGCGACCGACGTCTACCTGGAGCACTTCCACCTGCACTACCCGTGGCTGTCCCAGGAGCGCGCCGAGCTGATCGCCGAGCACGTCGTCCGCCTGGTCATCAGCCACCTGCTCACCCCCAGCCGCGACCCTGTTCACGCCGTGGTCACCATCACCTCAGCCCTGCTCCTCTCCCCTGAACCGCACTCCCTGGACCGCACTCCCTGA
- a CDS encoding HAD family hydrolase gives MPLTVGFDLDMTLIDPRPGMAAVMDAVAAECGYPLDGAHFAANLGPPLDMVYRDRGVPEEEIPELVARFRALYPEIVIPATVALPGAAQSLAAVRELGGSTLVVTGKYRANAALHLAAFDWEVDQLFGELWSTGKAEALKSAGAAVYVGDHVGDMRGALAADAVAVGVVTGPCSREELADEGADVVLASLEEFPAWLRENAPRLADGSCARR, from the coding sequence GTGCCGTTGACCGTGGGATTCGACCTGGACATGACGCTCATCGACCCCCGGCCGGGTATGGCCGCGGTGATGGACGCCGTGGCCGCCGAATGCGGCTACCCGCTGGACGGGGCGCACTTCGCGGCCAACCTGGGCCCGCCGCTGGACATGGTCTACCGCGACCGCGGCGTGCCCGAGGAGGAGATCCCGGAGCTGGTGGCGCGGTTCCGCGCCCTGTACCCGGAGATCGTCATCCCGGCGACGGTCGCCCTGCCCGGAGCGGCGCAATCGCTTGCGGCGGTGCGTGAGCTGGGCGGGAGCACGCTGGTCGTGACGGGGAAGTACCGGGCGAACGCGGCGTTGCACCTGGCGGCGTTCGACTGGGAGGTGGATCAGCTCTTCGGTGAGCTGTGGTCCACCGGCAAGGCCGAGGCGTTGAAGTCCGCAGGGGCGGCCGTGTACGTGGGCGACCACGTGGGTGACATGCGTGGCGCGCTGGCCGCCGACGCGGTGGCGGTGGGCGTGGTGACCGGTCCGTGCTCGCGCGAGGAGCTGGCGGACGAGGGCGCGGACGTGGTGCTGGCCTCGCTGGAGGAGTTCCCCGCCTGGCTGCGGGAGAACGCGCCTAGGCTCGCCGACGGGAGTTGCGCACGGCGCTGA